Proteins encoded by one window of Elephas maximus indicus isolate mEleMax1 chromosome 5, mEleMax1 primary haplotype, whole genome shotgun sequence:
- the UGDH gene encoding UDP-glucose 6-dehydrogenase: MFQIKKICCIGAGYVGGPTCSVIAQMCPEIRVTVVDVNESRINAWNSPTLPIYEPGLKEVVESCRGKNLFFSTDIDDAIKEADLVFISVNTPTKTYGMGKGRAADLKYIEACSRRIVQNSNGYKIVTEKSTVPVRAAESIRRIFDANTKPNLNLQVLSNPEFLAEGTAIKDLKNPDRVLIGGDETPEGQRAVQALCAVYEHWVPKEKILTTNTWSSELSKLAANAFLAQRISSINSISALCEATGADVEEVATAIGMDQRIGNKFLKASVGFGGSCFQKDVLNLVYLCEALNLPEVARYWQQVIDMNDYQRRRFASRIIDSLFNTVTDKKIAILGFAFKKDTGDTRESSSIYISKYLMDEGAHLHIYDPKVPREQIVVDLSHPGVSADDQVSRLVTISKDPYEACDGAHAVVICTEWDMFKELDYERIHKKMLKPAFIFDGRRVLDGLHNELQTIGFQIETIGKKVSSKRIPYAPSGEIPKFSLQDPPNKKPKV, encoded by the exons ATGTTTCAAATTAAGAAGATCTGTTGCATTGGTGCAGGCTATGTTGGCGGACCCACGTGTAGTGTCATTGCTCAGATGTGCCCTGAAATCAGGGTAACAGTAGTTGATGTCAACGAATCGAGAATCAATGCATGGAACTCACCTACACTTCCTATTTATGAG ccAGGACTAAAAGAAGTGGTAGAATCCTGTCGAGGaaaaaatctctttttttctaCGGATATTGATGATGCCATTAAGGAAGCTGATCTTGTATTTATTTCT GTGAACACTCCAACAAAAACCTACGGGATGGGGAAAGGCCGGGCTGCAGATCTGAAGTACATTGAAGCTTGCTCTAGGCGCATTGTGCAAAACTCAAATGGGTACAAAATTGTGACTGAGAAAAGCACCGTTCCAGTGCGGGCAGCAGAAAGTATTCGTCGCATATTTGACGCAAACACAAAACCCAACTTGAACTTACAG GTGCTGTCCAACCCTGAGTTCTTGGCAGAGGGGACAGCCATCAAGGACCTAAAGAACCCGGACAGAGTACTGATTGGAGGGGACGAAACCCCAGAGGGCCAGCGAGCTGTGCAGGCACTGTGTGCCGTATATGAGCACTGGGTTCCCAAAGAAAAGATCCTCACCACTAATACTTGGTCTTCAGAGCTTTCCAAACTG gcagcaaATGCTTTTCTTGCCCAGAGAATTAGCAGCATTAACTCTATAAGTGCCCTGTGTGAAGCAACAGGAGCTGATGTAGAAGAGGTAGCAACAGCTATTGGAATGGACCAGAGAATTGGAAATAAGTTTCTGAAAGCCAGTGTTg GTTTTGGCGGgagctgcttccaaaaagatgttCTGAACTTGGTTTATCTCTGTGAGGCTCTGAATTTGCCTGAAGTAGCTCGTTACTGGCAGCAG GTCATAGACATGAATGACTACCAGAGAAGGAGATTTGCTTCCCGGATTATAGACAGTCTGTTTAATACGGTAACTGATAAGAAGATAGCTATTTTGGGGTTTGCGTTCAAAAAGGACACTGGCGATACGAG agAATCTTCTAGTATATATATTAGCAAATATTTGATGGATGAAGGTGCACACCTCCATATATATGATCCAAAAGTACCAAGGGAACAAATAGTTGTGGATCTTTCTCATCCAGGTGTTTCGGCAGATGACCAAG TGTCCCGACTCGTGACCATTTCCAAGGATCCATATGAAGCATGTGATGGTGCCCATGCTGTTGTTATTTGCACTGAGTGGGACATGTTTAAG GAATTGGATTATGAGCGCATTCATAAAAAAATGCTGAAGCCAGCCTTTATCTTTGACGGACGACGTGTCCTGGATGGGCTCCACAATGAACTACAGACCATTGGCTTCCAG aTTGAAACAATTGGCAAAAAGGTGTCTTCAAAGAGAATTCCATATGCTCCTTCTGGTGAAATTCCAAAGTTTAGTCTTCAGGATCCACCTAATAAGAAACCCAAAGTATAG